GATGACCTCAATCCGGACTCTGTCTCCATCCTTGAGCTTCAGTGTCTTTCTAAGGTTGACGGGAGCAACTATCTCCGCTATCCTTGGGGGGTGGATCGTTCTGGAGGGAACCACTATGGCACCCTCGATTCCGTTTACCTGAACTCTGTACGCCCTGACATCGCCGAATAACCTCCCATCCTTAACAAAGCCCGGGATAATCACAGGTCTAACGTTAAGCACTGCATCAAATACCGTCTTTGGAAACAGCATTTTGACGTTTAGGGTTCCTGGGAAAGGCTTAAATCCCAGGTATTCCTCTATGAGAGGAGAATATTGCTTAACATAGTAAGCCCCCTCTCCCAATCCTGAAACAACCTCCCCAACGATCACTCTATCTGAGACGGCCTCCAGAATTTCATCACAAATCTTCTTAAGGAA
This region of Thermococcus stetteri genomic DNA includes:
- a CDS encoding DUF120 domain-containing protein, with the protein product MKKILMLIQLSKRNAIGKPVRVTMRELADALNTSPHTVLRILAELENEGLIERRTVGKKTYVEILPEGLNFLKKICDEILEAVSDRVIVGEVVSGLGEGAYYVKQYSPLIEEYLGFKPFPGTLNVKMLFPKTVFDAVLNVRPVIIPGFVKDGRLFGDVRAYRVQVNGIEGAIVVPSRTIHPPRIAEIVAPVNLRKTLKLKDGDRVRIEVIQ